A single window of Jiangella alkaliphila DNA harbors:
- the hrpB gene encoding ATP-dependent helicase HrpB: MLLPEPSVPGAELPVRAVLPATVDAVRSRGTAVLVAPPGSGKTSLLPLALGDALGGTIIVAEPRRMATRAAAARLATLVGEPLGQRIGYAMRGERSGGSGLRVEVVTTGLLVRRLQQDPELPGVTAIVIDECHERHLDADLLLALCVDIRANLREDLAIVATSATADTVRLSRALGTDVPAPVITASAALFDVAIEWAPPPVPVPLLPGGRIDPRLLDHVAAVVRRALTENDGDVLVFVPGEAEINGVTRRLAGRNVLPLFGRQSRAEQDRALAPAATRRIVVTTSVAESSLTVPGVRVVVDSGLAREPRTDQSRGLGALVTCRVSRSSADQRAGRAGREAPGRVYRCWSATSHARLDEHAAPEIATADLASFALALAAWGAPAGDGLTLIEAPPVVAMTAATELLSGFGALDDAGRITERGRRMTAVGAHPRLARALLDGTPRVGADRAREIVAMLSDDSGRDLGDDLPARWRALRRGDDRGATARWREEAERLGRGTTADNPPGGAAGRGTRGVPDDLAVGIVVGLAYPDRIARARGTDSATYQMSGGTGAALDPQSPLRTTTWLAIAVADRAPGSADARIRSAAPIDQQTARDVAGDLVSTNDQIRWDDGRVVTRRVEALGAIVLNDVPLAEPDPLLVQAAVRDGIRRRGLSVLRWSEAALALRERLAFCHAHLGAPWPAVDDEALLADLDEWLGTELASVRGSRDLARIDVASALRRLLPWPAAARFGELTPERLQVPSGSEVRLAYHGAEPPVLAVKLQEVFGWTVTPAVADGRVPVVLHLLSPARRPVAITSDLASFWAQVYPQVRADLRARYPRHPWPEDPLTAVPTGRAKPRR, from the coding sequence GTGCTGCTGCCTGAACCGTCGGTGCCCGGGGCGGAACTGCCGGTCCGGGCCGTTCTGCCCGCCACGGTCGATGCGGTGCGGTCGCGCGGTACCGCGGTGCTGGTCGCGCCGCCCGGATCGGGGAAGACCTCGCTGTTGCCGCTTGCGCTGGGTGACGCGCTCGGGGGCACGATCATCGTCGCCGAGCCGCGACGGATGGCAACCCGCGCGGCCGCGGCTCGGCTGGCGACGCTCGTCGGCGAACCGCTCGGGCAGCGGATCGGCTACGCGATGCGCGGTGAGCGCAGCGGCGGCAGTGGACTCCGGGTCGAGGTGGTGACGACGGGGCTCCTCGTACGGCGTCTGCAGCAGGACCCGGAGCTGCCGGGTGTCACCGCGATCGTGATCGACGAGTGCCACGAGCGGCACCTGGATGCCGATCTGCTCCTCGCGCTCTGCGTCGACATCCGGGCGAACCTGCGGGAAGACCTGGCGATCGTCGCGACCTCGGCCACGGCGGACACGGTCAGGCTGAGCCGCGCACTGGGCACGGACGTCCCGGCGCCCGTGATCACCGCGTCTGCTGCGCTGTTCGACGTGGCGATCGAGTGGGCCCCGCCACCGGTCCCCGTGCCGCTGCTTCCCGGCGGGCGGATCGACCCCCGCCTGCTGGATCACGTCGCGGCCGTCGTCCGGCGCGCACTGACCGAGAACGACGGCGACGTCCTCGTGTTCGTCCCGGGGGAGGCCGAGATCAACGGTGTGACTCGCCGGCTGGCCGGTCGGAACGTCCTGCCGTTGTTCGGTCGCCAGTCCCGGGCCGAGCAGGACCGCGCGCTGGCGCCCGCTGCCACCCGTCGGATCGTGGTCACGACGTCGGTCGCGGAGAGCTCGCTGACCGTGCCCGGGGTCAGGGTCGTGGTCGACTCGGGTCTTGCCCGGGAGCCGCGGACCGATCAGTCCCGTGGCCTCGGTGCGTTGGTCACCTGCCGGGTCTCGAGATCGTCAGCCGACCAGCGGGCGGGGCGCGCCGGGCGGGAGGCGCCTGGCCGGGTCTATCGGTGCTGGTCCGCCACCAGCCACGCCCGTCTCGACGAGCATGCGGCGCCGGAGATCGCGACCGCCGACCTGGCATCCTTCGCCCTCGCGCTGGCGGCGTGGGGTGCGCCCGCCGGTGACGGTCTGACCTTGATCGAGGCGCCGCCGGTGGTGGCGATGACCGCGGCCACCGAACTGCTGAGCGGCTTCGGCGCCCTTGACGACGCCGGCCGGATCACCGAGCGGGGCCGGCGGATGACGGCGGTCGGGGCGCATCCTCGGTTGGCTCGTGCATTGCTGGACGGGACGCCGCGGGTCGGTGCCGACCGGGCACGCGAGATCGTCGCGATGCTCTCGGACGACTCCGGCCGCGACCTCGGGGACGATCTACCGGCCCGCTGGCGAGCTCTTCGCCGTGGCGACGATCGCGGTGCCACGGCCCGCTGGCGAGAAGAGGCGGAGCGCCTCGGACGAGGCACGACGGCCGACAACCCGCCGGGTGGGGCGGCTGGCCGGGGGACGCGCGGAGTACCGGACGATCTTGCGGTGGGGATCGTGGTGGGGCTGGCGTACCCGGACCGCATCGCGCGGGCCCGGGGGACCGACTCGGCGACGTACCAGATGTCCGGCGGTACGGGTGCTGCGCTGGATCCGCAGTCGCCGCTGCGGACCACGACCTGGCTGGCGATCGCGGTCGCCGACCGGGCACCCGGGAGCGCCGACGCCAGGATCCGTTCCGCGGCGCCGATCGACCAGCAGACCGCGCGAGACGTCGCCGGCGACCTCGTCTCGACCAACGACCAGATCCGCTGGGACGACGGCCGGGTCGTGACGCGACGCGTCGAGGCGCTCGGCGCGATCGTGCTCAACGACGTCCCGTTGGCAGAGCCTGACCCGCTGCTCGTCCAAGCGGCAGTCCGCGACGGTATCCGGCGCAGGGGCCTGTCCGTGCTGCGCTGGTCGGAGGCCGCACTCGCCTTGCGGGAGCGGCTCGCGTTCTGCCACGCCCACCTCGGCGCCCCGTGGCCCGCGGTCGACGACGAAGCACTGCTGGCCGATCTCGACGAATGGCTGGGTACCGAGCTCGCCTCGGTGCGAGGCTCGCGCGATCTTGCCCGCATCGACGTGGCTTCGGCGCTCCGGCGACTGCTGCCATGGCCTGCTGCCGCCCGGTTCGGCGAACTCACACCGGAACGGCTCCAGGTCCCGTCGGGCTCCGAGGTCCGACTCGCGTACCACGGTGCCGAGCCGCCGGTCCTCGCGGTGAAGCTGCAGGAGGTGTTCGGCTGGACCGTCACTCCAGCCGTCGCGGACGGTCGTGTCCCGGTCGTTCTGCACCTGCTGTCGCCCGCACGACGCCCGGTCGCGATCACGAGCGATCTCGCCTCGTTCTGGGCGCAGGTCTACCCCCAGGTCCGAGCCGACCTGCGAGCTCGCTACCCCCGCCATCCGTGGCCGGAGGATCCGCTCACCGCCGTCCCGACCGGACGGGCAAAACCTCGCCGGTGA
- the pdxS gene encoding pyridoxal 5'-phosphate synthase lyase subunit PdxS, translated as MVLSVRPSTHEVRAVSEETQSTVGTARVKRGMAEMLKGGVIMDVVTADQARIAEDAGAVAVMALERVPADIRAQGGVARMSDPDLIDGIIGAVSIPVMAKARIGHFVEAQVLQSLGVDYIDESEVLTPADYEHHIDKWKFTVPFVCGATNLGEALRRIAEGAAMIRSKGEAGTGDVSNATTHMRQLRDQIARLSSLPEDELYVAAKELQAPYELVREVAQAGKLPVVLFTAGGIATPADAAMMMQLGAEGVFVGSGIFKSGDPARRAEAIVKATTFYNDPDTLAKVSRGLGEAMVGINVADVPEPHRLAERGW; from the coding sequence ATGGTGCTGTCCGTCCGTCCGTCGACTCATGAGGTTCGAGCAGTGTCCGAAGAGACGCAGTCCACCGTCGGTACCGCCCGGGTCAAGCGGGGCATGGCCGAGATGCTCAAGGGTGGCGTGATCATGGACGTGGTCACCGCTGACCAGGCCCGCATCGCCGAGGACGCCGGCGCCGTCGCCGTCATGGCGCTCGAGCGGGTGCCGGCCGACATCCGCGCGCAGGGCGGCGTGGCGCGCATGAGCGACCCCGACCTCATCGACGGCATCATCGGCGCGGTGTCGATCCCGGTCATGGCGAAGGCGCGCATCGGGCACTTCGTCGAGGCGCAGGTGCTGCAGAGCCTGGGCGTCGACTACATCGACGAGTCCGAGGTGCTCACGCCGGCCGACTACGAGCACCACATCGACAAGTGGAAGTTCACCGTGCCGTTCGTGTGCGGCGCGACGAACCTGGGCGAGGCGCTGCGCCGCATCGCCGAGGGCGCGGCCATGATCCGCTCCAAGGGCGAGGCCGGCACCGGCGACGTCTCGAACGCGACGACGCACATGCGGCAGCTGCGCGACCAGATCGCCCGGCTGTCGTCGCTGCCCGAGGACGAGCTGTACGTGGCCGCGAAGGAGCTGCAGGCGCCGTACGAGCTGGTCCGCGAGGTCGCTCAGGCCGGCAAGCTCCCGGTGGTGCTGTTCACCGCCGGCGGCATCGCCACCCCGGCCGACGCCGCCATGATGATGCAGCTGGGCGCTGAGGGCGTCTTCGTCGGCTCGGGCATCTTCAAGTCCGGCGACCCCGCGCGACGCGCCGAGGCCATCGTCAAGGCCACCACGTTCTACAACGACCCCGACACGCTGGCCAAGGTGTCGCGCGGCCTCGGCGAGGCCATGGTCGGCATCAACGTCGCCGACGTGCCCGAGCCGCACCGGCTGGCCGAGCGCGGTTGGTGA
- a CDS encoding glycosyltransferase family 4 protein: MKVGIACPYAWDVPGGVQVHIRDFTEELTRRGHKVSVLAPGDDDDDLPSYVTTVGRPLAIPYNGSVARVAFGPRIAARVRRWLVDGEFDVVHVHEPASLSLGLITTLWAEVPIVATSHSAMRRSRAMSAAQGILKSAFEKFTAHIAVSEEARRTVVEHLGVDAVLIPNGLYVDRFAVEPRPEWRSPDGTLSFLGRLDEQRKGLQVLLKAWPAIQEAFPRARLLVAGRGEIDDIRRGIAPRHRDAVEFLGGVSDEDKAAMLASSDIYVAPHIGGESFGIVLAEAMAAGAPVLASELEAFQAVLDNGRLGALVPVGDAGALADEAIALLGDPARRARYRAAASLGVRRYDWARVADEVLAVYEMAVAVGSGGHTFKLPGLP; the protein is encoded by the coding sequence GTGAAGGTCGGCATCGCCTGCCCGTACGCCTGGGACGTCCCGGGCGGCGTCCAGGTGCACATCCGCGACTTCACCGAGGAGTTGACCCGCCGCGGGCACAAGGTCTCCGTCCTGGCGCCCGGCGATGACGACGACGACCTGCCGTCGTACGTCACCACCGTCGGGCGGCCGCTGGCCATCCCGTACAACGGGTCGGTGGCGCGGGTCGCGTTCGGGCCGCGCATCGCCGCGCGGGTGCGCCGCTGGCTCGTCGACGGCGAGTTCGACGTCGTGCACGTGCACGAGCCGGCGTCGCTGTCGCTGGGCCTGATCACGACGTTGTGGGCCGAGGTGCCGATCGTCGCGACGTCGCACTCGGCGATGCGCCGGTCCCGGGCGATGAGCGCCGCGCAGGGCATCCTCAAGTCGGCGTTCGAGAAGTTCACCGCCCACATCGCCGTCTCCGAGGAGGCCCGGCGCACCGTCGTCGAGCACCTGGGCGTCGACGCGGTGCTGATCCCCAACGGGCTGTACGTCGACCGGTTCGCCGTCGAGCCGCGGCCTGAGTGGCGCTCGCCCGACGGCACGCTGTCGTTCCTCGGCCGCCTCGACGAGCAGCGCAAGGGCCTGCAGGTGCTGCTCAAGGCCTGGCCGGCCATTCAGGAGGCGTTCCCGCGGGCCCGGCTCCTGGTCGCCGGACGGGGCGAGATCGACGACATCCGCCGCGGCATCGCCCCCCGCCACCGCGACGCCGTCGAGTTCCTCGGCGGCGTCAGCGACGAGGACAAGGCCGCGATGCTGGCCAGCAGCGACATCTACGTCGCGCCGCACATCGGCGGCGAGTCGTTCGGCATCGTCCTCGCCGAGGCGATGGCCGCGGGCGCGCCGGTGCTGGCCAGCGAGCTGGAGGCATTCCAGGCCGTTCTGGACAACGGGCGGCTGGGCGCGCTGGTGCCGGTCGGCGACGCTGGGGCGCTGGCGGACGAGGCGATCGCGCTGCTCGGCGACCCCGCGCGCCGGGCACGGTACCGCGCGGCCGCGTCACTGGGGGTGCGCCGCTACGACTGGGCCCGGGTCGCCGACGAGGTGCTGGCGGTCTACGAGATGGCCGTCGCGGTCGGGTCCGGCGGTCACACCTTCAAGCTGCCGGGGCTGCCGTGA
- a CDS encoding phosphatidylinositol mannoside acyltransferase: MSAFSDWRQYWLYSTGWKAVQHMPEKAAYRSFRTIADFFWRRESPSVRRLGLNLARVGKYDPEELRELTHLGARSYMRYWCDAFRMSEWSHERILERVRVVDEHHFRDALAAGRGVVVPLPHMGNWDWAGAWACLTGAPLATVAERLRPERLYERFVTYREALGMTVHPLGGEGVMSALAEHLNRGGLVCLPAERDLSRRGVPVTLFGEPTRMPAGSAMLALRTGAALIPATLSYEGREPDHGLVVRFHEPIEPPQERGERLATMTQRIADAFEIGIAASPQDWHMTQRLFIADLDANDPRRAHPVAP, encoded by the coding sequence GTGAGTGCGTTCAGCGACTGGCGGCAGTACTGGCTCTACAGCACGGGCTGGAAAGCCGTCCAGCACATGCCGGAGAAGGCGGCGTACCGGTCGTTCCGGACCATCGCGGACTTCTTCTGGCGCCGCGAGAGCCCGTCGGTGCGCCGGCTGGGGCTGAACCTGGCCCGCGTCGGCAAGTACGACCCCGAGGAGCTGCGCGAACTGACCCATCTCGGCGCCCGCTCGTACATGCGGTACTGGTGCGACGCGTTCCGGATGTCGGAGTGGAGCCACGAGCGCATCCTCGAACGGGTCCGGGTGGTCGACGAGCACCACTTCCGCGACGCCTTGGCCGCCGGGCGGGGCGTCGTCGTGCCGCTGCCGCACATGGGCAACTGGGACTGGGCCGGCGCGTGGGCCTGCCTCACCGGCGCCCCGCTGGCGACGGTGGCCGAGCGGCTGCGCCCGGAGCGGCTGTACGAACGGTTCGTCACCTACCGCGAGGCGCTCGGCATGACGGTGCACCCGCTGGGCGGCGAGGGTGTCATGAGCGCGCTGGCCGAGCACCTGAACCGCGGCGGGCTGGTCTGCCTGCCCGCCGAGCGCGACCTGTCCCGCCGCGGCGTCCCCGTCACGCTGTTCGGCGAGCCGACCCGGATGCCCGCCGGTAGCGCGATGCTGGCGCTGCGCACCGGGGCCGCGCTGATCCCCGCCACGCTCTCCTACGAGGGCCGCGAGCCCGACCACGGCCTGGTCGTCCGGTTCCACGAGCCGATCGAGCCGCCGCAGGAACGCGGCGAGCGGCTGGCCACCATGACGCAGCGCATCGCCGACGCGTTCGAGATCGGCATCGCGGCCAGCCCGCAGGACTGGCACATGACCCAGCGGCTGTTCATCGCCGACCTCGACGCGAACGACCCGCGACGGGCGCACCCGGTGGCGCCGTGA
- the pgsA gene encoding phosphatidylinositol phosphate synthase, which translates to MLDKYTRVYSTRILTPAARGMLRLGLGPDAVTVIGTLGVVAGAVIFYPLGEFLWGTLFITAFVFFDNIDGIMARLQGRTSKWGAFLDSTLDRFGDAAIFGGLAMWFAGDGDSLRMVALLIACLTLGAVVSYAKARAESLGYTAGGGIAERADRLVAILVVTGLVGLFDLPVVVLEVLLWLLAAASAWTVWHRVRTVQRQAALE; encoded by the coding sequence ATGCTCGACAAGTACACCCGGGTCTATTCGACCCGCATCCTGACACCCGCGGCGCGCGGGATGCTGCGGCTGGGGCTGGGCCCGGATGCGGTGACGGTCATCGGCACGCTCGGCGTCGTCGCCGGTGCGGTGATCTTCTACCCGCTGGGGGAGTTCCTCTGGGGGACGCTGTTCATCACGGCGTTCGTGTTCTTCGACAACATCGACGGCATCATGGCGCGGCTGCAGGGCCGGACGAGCAAGTGGGGGGCGTTCCTCGACTCCACGCTGGACCGCTTCGGCGACGCCGCGATCTTCGGCGGGCTGGCGATGTGGTTCGCCGGCGACGGCGACAGCCTGCGCATGGTGGCGCTGCTGATCGCCTGCCTGACGCTGGGCGCCGTCGTCTCCTACGCGAAGGCACGGGCCGAGAGCCTCGGCTACACCGCCGGCGGCGGCATCGCCGAGCGGGCCGACCGGCTGGTCGCGATCCTCGTCGTCACCGGGTTGGTCGGCCTGTTCGACCTGCCCGTCGTCGTGCTCGAGGTGCTGCTCTGGCTGCTGGCGGCGGCCAGTGCGTGGACCGTCTGGCACCGCGTCCGCACGGTGCAGCGGCAGGCGGCGCTGGAGTGA
- a CDS encoding elongation factor G-like protein EF-G2, protein MATRHQTGEQGDAGGVPPADGVDVRNVALVGPTSAGKTTLVEALLVASGTIHRAGRVEDGTTVTDHDESEVRQQRSVGLALAPLLYEQTKINLLDTPGYADFVGDLRAGLRGADCALFVVSTAEPIDGTTRLLWAECEAVRMPRAVVLTKLDHPRSDYAGTLAAIRDGFGDKVLPLYLTSGTDSLVGLLSERVYAYDGGRTERDPSADEAALLEGARGELIEGIIEESEDESLMDRYLSGEHIELKVLVDDLERAVARGSFHPVVPVCSATGLGTQELLEVIAGGFPAPSEHPLPEVTSLDGTPREGIAADPAGPLLAEVVKTTSDPYVGRVSLVRIFSGTLRPDATVHVSGHFLADRGHEEHDEDERIGALSCPLGKTQRPVAEAHAGDIVAIAKLSRAETGDTLSAKDDPLLMRPWSMPEPLLPFAIVPSAKADDDKLVQGLSRLVAEDPTLRVENNGETHQLVLWTMGEAHADLVLDRLRTRHGVDVDTVGLRVPLRETLAGKASGRGRHVKQSGGHGQYAVCEIEVEPLPEGGGFEFVDKVVGGSVPRQYIPSVEKGVRAQMERGTVAGYPMVDIKVTLYDGKAHSVDSSDMAFQTAGGLALREAASAAGVNLLEPVDELSVMVPDDYVGSVMGDLAGRRGRVLGTEAVGSGRTVVRADVPQTEIVRYAIDLRAMSHGTGTFTRRYARYEAMPQNLAAKVTADG, encoded by the coding sequence ATGGCGACACGGCACCAGACAGGAGAGCAGGGCGACGCCGGAGGTGTACCTCCGGCCGACGGGGTCGACGTGCGCAACGTCGCTCTCGTCGGCCCGACCTCAGCCGGTAAGACCACGCTCGTCGAGGCCCTCCTCGTCGCGTCCGGGACGATCCACCGGGCCGGCCGGGTCGAGGACGGCACCACCGTGACCGACCACGACGAGAGCGAGGTCCGCCAGCAGCGCTCGGTCGGGCTCGCGCTCGCCCCGCTGCTGTACGAGCAGACCAAGATCAACCTGCTGGACACCCCCGGCTACGCCGACTTCGTCGGTGATCTGCGGGCCGGGCTGCGCGGCGCCGACTGCGCACTGTTCGTCGTGTCGACGGCCGAGCCGATCGACGGCACCACCCGGCTGCTGTGGGCCGAGTGCGAAGCGGTCCGCATGCCGCGTGCCGTCGTCCTCACCAAGCTGGACCACCCCCGCTCCGACTACGCGGGCACGCTGGCCGCGATCCGCGACGGCTTCGGCGACAAGGTGCTGCCCCTCTACCTGACCAGCGGGACGGACTCCCTGGTCGGCCTGCTCAGCGAGCGGGTCTATGCGTACGACGGCGGCCGCACCGAGCGCGACCCGTCGGCCGACGAGGCCGCCCTGCTGGAGGGCGCCCGCGGGGAGCTGATCGAGGGCATCATCGAGGAGTCCGAGGACGAGTCGCTGATGGATCGCTACCTCAGCGGCGAGCACATCGAGCTGAAGGTGCTGGTCGACGACCTCGAACGGGCGGTCGCGCGCGGCTCGTTCCACCCGGTCGTCCCGGTCTGCTCCGCGACCGGCCTGGGCACGCAGGAGCTGCTGGAGGTCATCGCGGGCGGCTTCCCGGCGCCGTCGGAGCACCCGCTGCCGGAGGTGACGTCGCTGGACGGCACGCCGCGCGAGGGCATCGCCGCCGACCCCGCCGGCCCGCTGCTGGCCGAGGTCGTCAAGACCACGTCGGACCCCTATGTGGGCCGCGTCAGCCTGGTCCGGATCTTCTCCGGCACGCTGCGCCCCGACGCGACGGTGCACGTCTCCGGCCACTTCCTGGCCGACCGCGGGCACGAGGAGCACGACGAGGACGAGCGCATCGGCGCGCTGTCCTGCCCGCTCGGCAAGACGCAGCGGCCGGTCGCCGAGGCGCACGCCGGCGACATCGTCGCGATCGCCAAGCTGTCCCGCGCCGAGACCGGCGACACGCTGTCCGCGAAGGACGACCCGCTGCTCATGCGGCCGTGGTCGATGCCCGAGCCGCTGCTGCCGTTCGCGATCGTCCCGTCCGCCAAGGCCGACGACGACAAGCTCGTCCAGGGCCTGTCCCGGCTGGTCGCCGAGGACCCGACGCTGCGGGTCGAGAACAACGGCGAGACGCACCAGCTGGTGCTGTGGACGATGGGCGAGGCGCACGCGGACCTCGTCCTGGACCGGCTGCGCACCCGCCACGGCGTCGACGTCGACACCGTCGGCCTGCGGGTGCCGCTGCGCGAGACGCTGGCCGGCAAGGCGAGCGGCCGCGGCCGGCACGTCAAGCAGTCCGGCGGCCACGGCCAGTACGCCGTCTGCGAGATCGAGGTCGAGCCGCTCCCCGAGGGCGGCGGTTTCGAGTTCGTCGACAAGGTCGTCGGCGGCTCCGTCCCGCGCCAGTACATCCCGTCGGTCGAGAAGGGCGTGCGGGCGCAGATGGAGCGCGGCACCGTCGCGGGCTACCCGATGGTCGACATCAAGGTCACGCTGTACGACGGCAAGGCGCACAGCGTCGACTCGTCCGACATGGCCTTCCAGACCGCGGGCGGCCTGGCCCTGCGCGAGGCGGCGTCGGCGGCCGGCGTGAACCTGCTCGAGCCGGTCGACGAGCTGTCCGTCATGGTCCCCGACGACTACGTCGGCTCGGTCATGGGCGACCTCGCCGGGCGGCGCGGCCGGGTGCTCGGGACCGAGGCGGTCGGGTCCGGGCGGACGGTGGTGCGCGCCGACGTGCCGCAGACGGAGATCGTCCGGTACGCCATCGACCTGCGCGCGATGAGCCACGGCACCGGCACCTTCACCCGGCGCTACGCCCGGTACGAGGCGATGCCGCAGAACCTCGCCGCCAAGGTGACGGCCGACGGCTAG
- a CDS encoding S10 family peptidase: MAVTDPDPKPKDDDVAHLEDELVTTHHVLDTPDGQLSYTAKAGRVVLWEDKVEDDVWKGRRPRAQVGLTAYTLDDADPGTRPVTFAFNGGPGSASVWLHLGVLGPRRVVMGDVGDLAPPPYGLADNPESLLAVSDLVFIDPVSSGRSRVVDGQKAGDFHGFTADIESVGEIIRQWVTAEGRWLSPKLLAGESYGTTRASALAQHLQGAGMYLNGLMLISCVLNFGAHDFKEGNDAAYARFLPFYAATAHYHGRHPGRELRDVVAEAEEYAARDYLYVLARGSRLGAQERADAVATVARLTGLSEDYVDRADLRLEHWRYFTELRRADGLSVGRLDSRFTAPAADGIADGMDADPSMDAILGPYATAYQHYARAELGVEDTSPFHVFGPDVNGKWSYKEFENASVSVLDRLSRAMRQNPHLRVHVAFGYYDGATPFSCAEDDLAHLNIPAGLRDNIERRYYEAGHMMYVHEPSRLRQSADLADFVRRATAS, translated from the coding sequence CTGGCCGTGACCGACCCCGACCCGAAGCCCAAGGACGACGACGTCGCGCATCTCGAGGACGAGCTGGTCACCACCCACCATGTCCTCGACACCCCGGACGGCCAGCTGTCCTACACGGCCAAGGCCGGCCGCGTCGTGCTGTGGGAGGACAAGGTCGAGGACGACGTCTGGAAGGGCCGGCGCCCGCGCGCCCAGGTCGGCCTGACGGCGTACACCCTCGACGACGCCGACCCGGGCACCCGGCCGGTGACCTTCGCGTTCAACGGCGGACCTGGCTCGGCCAGCGTCTGGCTGCACCTCGGCGTGCTGGGACCGCGCCGCGTCGTCATGGGCGACGTCGGCGACCTCGCGCCGCCGCCGTACGGGCTGGCCGACAACCCCGAGTCGCTGCTCGCCGTCAGCGACCTCGTCTTCATCGACCCCGTCTCCAGCGGGCGCTCCCGGGTCGTGGACGGGCAGAAGGCGGGCGACTTCCACGGCTTCACCGCCGACATCGAGTCCGTCGGCGAGATCATCCGCCAGTGGGTCACCGCCGAGGGACGCTGGCTGTCTCCGAAGCTGCTGGCGGGGGAGTCGTACGGCACCACGCGCGCGTCGGCGCTCGCTCAGCACCTCCAGGGCGCCGGCATGTACCTCAACGGGCTCATGCTCATCTCCTGCGTCCTCAACTTCGGCGCGCACGACTTCAAGGAGGGCAACGACGCCGCCTACGCGCGGTTCCTGCCGTTCTACGCCGCGACCGCGCACTACCACGGCCGGCACCCGGGCCGGGAGCTGCGCGACGTCGTCGCCGAGGCCGAGGAGTACGCCGCCCGCGACTACCTCTACGTGCTGGCCCGCGGGTCCCGGCTGGGCGCCCAGGAGCGCGCCGACGCCGTCGCGACCGTCGCCCGCCTCACCGGGCTGAGCGAGGACTATGTCGACCGCGCCGACCTGCGCCTGGAGCACTGGCGCTACTTCACCGAGCTGCGCCGCGCCGACGGCCTCAGCGTCGGCCGTCTGGACTCCCGGTTCACCGCCCCCGCCGCCGACGGGATCGCCGACGGCATGGACGCCGACCCGTCGATGGACGCGATCCTCGGCCCGTACGCGACGGCCTACCAGCACTACGCGCGCGCCGAGCTGGGCGTCGAGGACACCTCCCCGTTCCATGTGTTCGGCCCGGACGTCAACGGCAAGTGGAGTTACAAGGAGTTCGAGAACGCGTCGGTGTCCGTGCTCGACCGCCTCTCCCGCGCGATGCGGCAGAACCCGCACCTGCGCGTCCACGTCGCGTTCGGCTATTACGACGGCGCGACGCCGTTCTCCTGTGCCGAGGACGACCTCGCGCACCTGAACATCCCGGCCGGGCTGCGCGACAACATCGAGCGCCGGTACTACGAGGCCGGCCACATGATGTACGTCCACGAGCCCAGCCGGCTGCGTCAGAGCGCCGACCTCGCCGACTTCGTCCGCCGGGCCACCGCGTCATAG
- a CDS encoding HIT family protein has product MPETDRLERLWTPYRMAYITGEPGNGRDGDGCPFCEIPRRSDEDGLILRRGETVYAVLNLHPYNPGHLMVVPYRHTSEFETLTDDESRELTSMTQDAVRAVRAASQPHGFNVGLNLGGVAGGSLASHLHQHVVPRWSGDANFMTVLGNTKIMPQLLADTRTLLAEAWP; this is encoded by the coding sequence GTGCCCGAGACCGACCGCCTGGAACGGCTGTGGACGCCGTACCGGATGGCCTACATCACCGGTGAGCCGGGCAACGGCCGCGACGGCGACGGCTGCCCCTTCTGCGAGATCCCGCGCAGGTCCGACGAGGACGGGCTGATCCTGCGCCGGGGCGAGACGGTGTACGCGGTGCTGAACCTGCACCCGTACAACCCCGGCCACCTCATGGTCGTCCCGTACCGGCACACCAGCGAGTTCGAGACGCTCACCGACGACGAGTCGCGGGAGCTGACGTCGATGACGCAGGACGCCGTGCGCGCGGTGCGGGCGGCGTCCCAGCCGCACGGGTTCAACGTCGGTCTCAACCTCGGCGGCGTGGCCGGCGGCTCGCTGGCGTCGCACCTGCACCAGCACGTCGTGCCGCGGTGGAGCGGCGACGCCAACTTCATGACCGTCCTCGGCAACACCAAGATCATGCCGCAACTGCTCGCCGACACCCGAACCCTGCTGGCGGAGGCCTGGCCGTGA